TatgaatttctttttttacatcCTCTTGATAAGTCTGCAACATTGTGGATGAATTGTATTTCTCCCGATTTGCAAGTTTGACTTCGAtaatttttgtcttttcttttaaaCTACACAGCCATGTACTAGTCTCGCTGCCTGACTTCGTGACTTGCATCTTTTTAAGGTAAGACGCATGAAGTGCGCCCCGAGCGACAAAGCCACGGGAGGTGATGAGTGACAAAACAACTAAACAGTCATATATAATTTAGTCTATCAATACGCACGCTCGCACGCACATACGTTTGGATTTCCTACTGACAAGTTTTAAAATCTCGTCAAATCTCCTCAATGACGAGTGCAATAAAGCGCCCTCATCATTTTATAAGGTTGTTCACAAGTCACATGATCGAAAGACTTGGACGTTGACACTGGTTGGTGTCCAGTACAGGTAGGTAGAAGCCAATATGATATCATTATTGTGAGTGAATATCGAATATACTCCTCGATGGAAGGAAGGAGCATTACGTTTTAAACATTTTAGAATGAAATAgttgacaaaaaatgaaaactacacaacattAAAGTGAATTagaaaacgtagcaaaaagtgTTCAAGCCGTTCGTGTCTTTGGAGCAAACCACGTAACCATTGTTCTGTTTTTTGTTTAACATGTTTATGATAAGAGGTCAGGGCATGGACATTATTTCTGACACCCTCGTTCGGTAGGTAGGTCATATGATAGCAAATGTCACACGAATTCTGAGTAAGTGAAGATTTACTTAAAACGTTGGTCGAAGTATTACGTGATATACTATGCTCGTGCAGTCAAACATACTTTAGGAATGTCTTAGCATTATAATCATTTTTGGAAGAAATATtctatatgtgtttgttttcattgacATGTTTACATAGCTCACCGCCATTGGAGTAAATTTAAGGTTATGATTTAGGGGACGTTTTCCATCGATTAGTTCATATAGCCTTGATATATTTACATTCAAATAGCACAGTCTATACCTGGTGCCATATTCTCGGCAACAGTCAATGTACAAAATAGACATACTGTACAAAGTTgttaacacaaacacaaacacaaacacatgaCAATACTGACTAAAAGGAATGACGGCGTCACTGCAGTATAACTGAGGTCGAGTATGCAAAGCGCTGTTAACCAAGAGTAAGAAGTTTTGgaataatattgttattaacACACATTTCATAGGCCTGTTTTCTGAATGTGAAACACGAATACTAACAAGGAACATAAAGTCACAAACCGTGTATCGACAACCTTTTTGTTGAATTTCCAATTAGTTATATCAATGTACGTGCTTAATATATTCATGGATTATTTTTCAGGAAAAGTTGTTGGCACATTGATACCGGTAGAGGCATCGGATTTTTTCATGTACCAGTATAAGTAAGTACACAACCAAATTGTCACATTTAATCAACACTTTCATATACGTTGTATACATCTAGATAAAAAGACGCCTTCACCATGACCTCTGAAGATGTATCTCCGTCGACGAGAGTGATTTTGTGGGTTAATGCAAGGTCGAGATCAACTGCTCTTGAGTTGGCAATCGCATCCGACGAAAATATTAAGGTCTTCCATGAAGAGTTTGCCATGGCGTACTTTCAAGGGGAGGAACGACAATGCAGTAAGAAACATGTTAAAATTGAGCCGCCTCTACAGAACTACAAGTATGGTGATGTCACAGCACGACTTGAAAAGTCATATCTTGGAAAGACAGCAGTGTTTGCAAAGGAAGGAGCTGTAACACTAGGAGGCAGGGATCATTACAAGTATATTCCCAGAGGTTATCTGAATACGTTTCTGGTTCGAAATCCTCGTGCGTCTATCCTGTCAACTTATAGATCAGTAAAGGCAAATGTACCCGACGCCGACAACGAAACGTTGATTGAGTTAACTAAGGATGTTGGGGACATTTTACCAAGTTTTGAACTGTACAAATACTTGACAGAAGAATGTCAACAACGACCAATTTTGATACACTCAGAAGACTTAGCCAACGAACCTAAGGAAACACTGCAGAAATACTGTCAAGCAACTGGGATCACATTCAAGGAATCATTCCTCAACTGGACACCAGGGAATTTCGAACATTTCCACGAAGGACAAAAGGATGACACTAACTTTATGACAACCTTTCATGCAAAAGCTGTGGCTTCTTCAAGGTTTCATCCTTCATCGGATCAACACGTCGATGTATCTGAATTACCCAAGGAAATACAGAAATGGTGTGAGACATTGATGCCCCTTTATGAAGAAATGATTGAACAAAAACTATAGAAAGACATTTGTCCTTttaaaagaagaagaaattaaCTAGGATTTATATGTCTAagtaaatttttgaaataaacgATACGTGCAAACTGAGAGTGAAAATTCAATACCTTGAAAGGAAGTCAtgttatatgaatatataaaaacaacaaagttTTCTTCATGAGTGACACATCAAATCAGTATGGAAAATTTGCcattttttcaaacttaaaaTAGATAGCTTACAATAAGAAAATGAATAGAATATTCTAAcaacatgacctttgacccgaaGCAAGAATAATGTGTAAGCTATCCATAATATAGTTTGGTATGTTCATCTGCCGGACATGCAACATTGATAACTCTATCAATATTGGGTTATGAATTTCATCGTACAAGAACTCAGTACATCCAGACatctctctccaacgtctatggtatatgtacaaaaatatctGCGGGTCGCATTTTTCTAAATTTGGAAAGTGGAATTCTTAAAGTATAGAATCATTCGTTAAGTAGATATACTAGCTTGCAAAAAAGACTATTGATCGTATTTCTAATCTCAGTTGGCAATCAATACCTGATGTAAACTGGTTGAATTCCTTCCGTGGGAATATTGTTGTTCCAATATCCTTCGTTATCTTCACCGTATATACCACATCATTAAGTTTTGCATAACTACCATAACCAAACACCATTAGTTACACAAATAAATTAAGGAAATTGATAAAGCCTGATTGCCgaaaatatttaattatgcaaattatacatcAATATTCAATGAATGTTCACCAAACCTTTTGAGTTCTTGCTACGACCATGATACAGATATGTGGCAAGTTTCATTAAAATCGATGCAGTAGTTTCGCAGATgggcagacagacggacagacatatagacagacagacagacagacagacagacagacagagacagaaaaatAGACAACCAGACAGAAAAAGCATAACATAAACccatatttcaaacaaatatttgtcatgtaGTGGTCATAGTTCAACCTAAgaaacattgttattttttcaatttattagaAGAATTATTGAATGTACACAGCCAGCAGTATGTAGTCTATATCAAGTAAGTTCATATTTTATTCAATCGATGCTTTCTTATTCATAAGAACAAAGTGTTAATACTGAATAACCAATTCTAGATCTATCTTAGACTTTCCATTCTACTATAATTAAATCCTCTTTAAAATCGTAATCCGAAATAAAATCTCAATTGGTGAGTTTGAAAATATCACAGGCTATGTTTATGCACTTTATGTTTCGTTTTTTAGCAAATAGCTCATGATTTCAAGTTATTTTACTCCACTATTGTATCGCGCAGCCTATGTGAATTTACTCTCGATTACCCAGACGCTGTCAATTGCACTAGGACATTGCATATGCATGGTTCTATTGCAAGTGATTTTTGTAAGGAGGAACATGGCCGCTGATGGTAACTGTGACTGCCTCTGATTTGACGAAAAATGTTACCGAAATTTCGTTTTCCTCAACTCTAAATGTATTTAGTagaaataattttataaatttgactTGATTTCtaatacaatgtgtgtgtgcgtgtgtgtttgtgtgacaGAGACTAGACAGTGTGAGACAGAGTTAGAGAGacaagacagagagacagagaataagagaaagacagacagggACACACAGAGACTGAATGAGAGACAGAAAGGGAACCAAAGATAAAGAGATGGGGAGGGTCAGACAAAGCATGAATGTGTATTGAGCggatacatgcacacatgcacacacacacacacacacacacacacacacacatacatacatacatacatacgtacatacgtacatacacgtacatacatacatacatacatacatacatacatacatacatacatacatacacatacatacgtacgtacatacacacgcacaaatacatatacaagcACGCGTGTATGTatgcgcatacatacatacatacatacatacatacatacatacatacataccgtacatacatagatacatacatacatacatacatacatacatgtacatacatacatacatgcaaatactcacacaaacacacacatgcatttcATGTGAAACATTATCAAAACTTACCATCCATcgtattcaaaatgtcaaacttaCATGTTTGTGTACGTAATTCTACAAGTGGTCTTTGAACGGAGGTTGTATTTGTCAGTCTTCAAGTATGTAGGACAAATACCGACGATTTAAAGGTAGTACATAAGGAAGCAGTGACATTCATTTTGCTTTTTTCATatgatgaaaataatcaaacttGTCACATACAGGTACACATATACACGTACGCACAAGCACACAAGTCAGATGTGTCAGGCTATAAACATTTGGTAAACAACAGCatcaacattacatgtaacGTATAAGACTGAGTAGGGCTTCCGACACCTCGAAAACATTCAGTCAAATCTCTTCAATGACGAGTGCAATAAAGCGCCCTCGTCATTTTATAAGGTTGTTCACAAGTCACATGATCTAAAGACCTGGACGTTGACGCTGGTTGGTGTCCAGTACAGGTAGGTAGAAGCcaatataatatcattattgtGAGTGAATATCGAATATACTCCTTGATGGAAGGAAGGAGCATTACGTTTTAAACATTTTAGAGTGAAATAgttgacaaaaaatgaaaactacacaacatcaaattaaagtgaattagaaaacgtagcaaaaagtgTTCAATCCGTACGTGTCTTTGGAGCAAGCCACGTAACCTTTGTTCTGTTTATGTTTAACATGTTTGAGGTCAGGGCATGGACATTACTTCTGCCAGCCTCTTTCGGTAGGTAGGTCACATGATAGGCAATGTCACAGAATTCTGACCAAGTGCAGATTTACTTAAAACGTTGGTCGACATGATACGTGATATACTATGCTCG
This portion of the Glandiceps talaboti chromosome 7, keGlaTala1.1, whole genome shotgun sequence genome encodes:
- the LOC144437916 gene encoding uncharacterized protein LOC144437916, with product MTSEDVSPSTRVILWVNARSRSTALELAIASDENIKVFHEEFAMAYFQGEERQCSKKHVKIEPPLQNYKYGDVTARLEKSYLGKTAVFAKEGAVTLGGRDHYKYIPRGYLNTFLVRNPRASILSTYRSVKANVPDADNETLIELTKDVGDILPSFELYKYLTEECQQRPILIHSEDLANEPKETLQKYCQATGITFKESFLNWTPGNFEHFHEGQKDDTNFMTTFHAKAVASSRFHPSSDQHVDVSELPKEIQKWCETLMPLYEEMIEQKL